From one Larimichthys crocea isolate SSNF chromosome XVIII, L_crocea_2.0, whole genome shotgun sequence genomic stretch:
- the usp9 gene encoding ubiquitin carboxyl-terminal hydrolase 9X isoform X2, whose amino-acid sequence MTATTRGSPVGGNDSQGQGQGQGQAPDAQSQPPLPQNQTSSPNSSNENSPVSPPDEQAQGDGPPQLEEEEPAFPHTDLAKLDDMINRPRWVVPVLPKGELEVLLEAAIDLSKKGLDVKCEACQRFFRDGLTISFTKILTDEAVSGWKFEIHRCIINNTHRLVELCVAKLSQDWFPLLELLAMATNPHCKFHIYNGTRPSETVPAGAQLADDELFARPPDPRSPKGWLVDLINKFGTLNGFQMLHDRFMSGQALNVQIIAALIKPFGQCYEFLTLHTVKKYFLPVIEMVPQFLENLTDEELKKEAKNEAKNDALSMIIKSLKNLASRVPGQEETVKNLEIFRLKMILRLLQISSFNGKMNALNEVNKVISSVSYYTHRHNPEEEEWLTAERMAEWIQQNHILSIVLRDSLHQPQYVEKLEKILRFVIKEKALTMQDLDNIWAAQAGKHEAIVKNVHDLLAKLAWDFSPEQLDHLFDCFKASWTNASKKQREKLLELIRRLAEDDKDGVMAHKVLNLLWNLAHSDDVPVDIMDQALSAHIKILDYSCSQDRDTQKIQWIDRFIEELRTNDKWVIPALKQIREICSLFGEAPQNLRKKMPINIQTNLVGQTQRSPHVFYRHDLINQLQHNHALVTLVAENLSAYMETMRQFSKEEQAEFDPQTVRPGSRYSHVQEVQERLNFLRFLLKDGQLWLCAPQAKQIWKCLAENAVFLCDREACFKWYSKLMGDEPDLDPDINKDFFENNVLQLDPSLLTENGMKCFERFFKAVNCREGKLVAKRRAYMMDDLELIGLDYLWRVVIQGSDDIASRAIDLLKEIYTNLGPKLQVNQVEIHEDFIQSCFDRLKASYDTLCVLDGDKDSINCARQEAIRMVRVLTVLKEYINECDSDYHEERTILPMSRAFRGKHITLIVRFPNQGRQVDDLDIWSHTNDTIGSVRRGILNRIKANAAHTKIELFIGGEVVDPADDRKLIGQLNLKDKTLITAKLTQVSANMPSSPDSSSDSSTGSPGNHGNHYSDGPNPEVESCLPGVIMSLHLRYISFLWQVADLGCNLNMPLLRDGARVLMKLMPPDNTTVENLRAVCLDHAKLGENSLSPSLDSRFFGPSPSQVLYLIEVVYALLMPASATLGEDASDFQYNFLKSGGLPLVLSMLTRNNFLPSADMETRRGAYLNALKIAKLLLTAVGFGHVKAVAEACQPNAEGNIPVSPINQATHDQALVLQSALQNIPNPASECMLRNVAIRLAQQISDEVTENASKYIPDICVIRAVQKIVWASGCGTVQLVFSSNEEISKIYEKTNAAKEPDGEDEQVCCEALEVMTLCFALMPTALDTLSKEKAWQTFIIDLLLHCHSKSVRQMAQEQFFLMATRCCMGHRPLLFFITLLFTVLGSTAKERAKHAGDYFTLLRHLLNYAYNSNINLPNAEVLLNNEIDWLKRIRDEVKRTGETGVEETILEGHLGVTKELLAFQTPEKKYYIGCEKGGANLIKELIDDFIFPASNVYLQYMKSGEFPTEQAIPVCSTPASINAGFELLVALAVGCVRNLKQIVDTLTDMYYLGCETLTEWEYLPPVGPRPNKGFVGLKNAGATCYMNSVIQQLYMIPPIRNGILAIEGTGTDVDDDMSGDEKQENESNVDPRDEVFSYHHQFDDKPSSKSEDRKEYNIGVLRHLQVIFGHLAASRLQYYVPRGFWKQFRLWGEPVNLREQHDALEFFNSLVDSLDEALKALGHPAMLSKVLGGSFADQKICQGCPHRYECEESFTTLNVDIRNHQNLLDSMEQYVKGDLLEGANAYHCEKCNKKVDTVKRLLIKKLPPVLAIQLKRFDYDWERECAIKFNDYFEFPRELDMEPYTVAGVAKLEGDDVNPENQVIQQNEPSEPTPPGSSKYRLVGVLVHSGQASGGHYYSYIIQRNGGDGEKNRWYKFDDGDVTECKMDDEEEMKNQCFGGEYMGEVFDHMMKRMSYRRQKRWWNAYILFYERMDSLDKDSELVKYISELTISSTKPHQVKMPGVIECSVRKQNVQFMHNRMQYSLEYFQFIKKLLTCNSVYLNPPPGQDHLLPEAEEIAMISAQLAARFLFSTGFHTKKVVRGPASDWYDALCILLRHSKNVRYWFAHNVLFAYPNRFSEYLLECPSAEVRGAFAKLIVFIAHFSLQDGPCPSPTASPGPSTQGCDNLSLSDHLLRAVLNLLRREVSEHGRHLQQYFNLFVMYANLGLAEKTQLLKLNVPATFMLVALDEGPGPPIKYQYAELGKLYTVVSQLVRCCDVSSRMQSSINGNPPLPNPYGDTNLTAPVMPVQQLVAEILFVRTSYVKKIIEDCSNSEETVKLLRFSCWENPQFSSTVLSELLWQVAYSYTYELRPYLDLLLQILLIEDSWQTHRIHNVLKGIPDDRDGLFDTIQRSKNHYQKRAYQCIKCMVALFSNCSVAYQILQSNGDLKRKWTWAVEWLGDELERRPYTGNPQYTYNNWSPPVQSNETSNGYFLERSHSARMTLAKACELCPEELKCTQGSPGKEPDEQEAPDDQDSSPPEDTSLYPHSPGTAQFQQNNHPHGQPYTGPAAQHMNNPQRPGPASAPTPGPTQTPTPAPGPTPGPGPRAQENWESTEEVAPAPAPTPAPAPAPPKE is encoded by the exons ATGACGGCCACCACGCGTGGTTCTCCGGTGGGGGGCAATGACAGTCAGGGCCAGGGCCAGGGCCAGGGCCAGGCACCTGATGCTCAGAGCCAACCCCCACTGCCACAGAACCAG acttCATCTCCAAACTCATCTAATGAGAACTCTCCAGTGAGCCCGCCAGATGAGCAGGCCCAGGGGGATGGGCCCCCTcagctggaagaggaggagcccGCCTTCCCTCACACTGACCTAGCTAAGCTGGATGACATGATCAACAG gcCTCGTTGGGTCGTTCCAGTTTTGCCAAAAGGAGAGTTAGAAGTCCTCTTGGAAGCTGCTATAGACCTGAGTAAAAAAG GACTGGATGTGAAGTGTGAAGCATGTCAGAGGTTTTTCCGAGATGGTCTGACCATCTCCTTCACAAAGATCCTGACAGACGAGGCGGTCAGCGGCTGGAAGTTTGAGATTCAT AGGTGCATCATCAATAACACACACCGGTTGGTGGAGCTGTGTGTGGCCAAGCTCTCTCAGGACTGGTTCCCTCTACTGGAGCTGCTGGCCATGGCCACCAACCCTCACTGCAAGTTCCACATCTACAATGGCACACGGCCCTCCGAGACTGTCCCTGCTGGAGCACAGCTGGCCGACGATGAGCTCTTCGCCCGACCACCAGACCCACGCTCTCCTAAG GGCTGGTTGGTGGACTTAATAAACAAATTTGGCACGTTAAACGGGTTTCAAATGTTGCACGATCGCTTCATGAGTGGCCAAGCACTGAACGTCCAGATCATCGCTGCACTTATCAA GCCTTTTGGCCAGTGTTATGAGTTCCTCACATTGCACACGGTAAAGAAGTACTTCCTCCCAGTCATCGAGATGGTTCCTCAGTTTCTAGAGAATCTCACAGAtgaggagctgaagaaagagGCCAAGAATGAAGCCAAAAACGACGCACTGTCCATGATAATCAAGTCTCTGAAGAATCTAGCTTCTCGCGTACCAGGGCAGGAGGAGACGGTGAAAAATTTAGAGATTTTTAGGTTAAAAATGATTCTTAG GTTATTGcaaatttcttcttttaacGGCAAAATGAATGCACTAAATGAGGTGAACAAGGTGATCTCCAGTGTGTCCTACTACACTCACCGGCATAACCCTGAAGAGGAGGAATGGCTGACTGCAGAGCGCATGGCG GAGTGGATCCAGCAGAACCACATCCTGTCCATTGTGCTGAGGGACAGTTTGCATCAGCCGCAGTACGTAGAGAAACTGGAGAAGATCCTTCGCTTTGTTATCAAAGAGAAAGCGCTTACGATGCAGGATCTGGACAACATCTGGGCTGCACAG GCTGGTAAGCACGAGGCCATTGTAAAGAATGTCCATGACCTCCTGGCCAAGCTGGCGTGGGACTTCTCACCCGAGCAGCTCGATCACCTTTTTGACTGTTTCAAG GCAAGCTGGACCAATGCCAGCAAGAAGCAGCGTGAAAAACTGCTGGAACTTATCAGGCGCTTAGCTGAGGATGATAAAGATGGGGTGATGGCCCACAAGGTCCTCAACCTGCTGTGGAACCTGGCACACAGCGACGATGTGCCTGTAGACATCATGGACCAGGCTCTCAGTGCTCACATCAAGATACTGGATTACAGTTGCTCCCAG gacagagacacacagaagatTCAATGGATAGATCGTTTCATAGAGGAGCTACGAACCAATGACAAATGGGTGATCCCTGCCCTGAAGCAAATCAGAGAAATCTGTAGCCTGTTTGGAGAAGCCCCTCAAAACCTTAG aAAGAAAATGCCAATTAACATACAAACGAACTTAGTGGG TCAAACCCAGAGAAGTCCTCATGTGTTTTACCGCCACGACCTGATCAACCAGCTGCAGCATAACCACGCTCTGGTCACCCTGGTGGCTGAGAACCTCTCGGCCTACATGGAGACCATGAGGCAGTTCTCTAAAG AAGAACAGGCTGAGTTTGACCCGCAGACGGTCAGGCCAGGAAGCCGCTACAGCCATGTCCAGGAAGTACAGGAACGCCTCAACTTCCTGAG gTTCCTTCTAAAAGACGGCCAGCTGTGGTTGTGCGCCCCTCAGGCCAAGCAGATCTGGAAGTGTCTGGCTGAGAAcgcagtgtttctgtgtgaccGCGAGGCCTGCTTCAAATG GTACTCCAAGCTGATGGGTGATGAGCCAGACCTGGACCCGGACATCAATAAGGACTTCTTTGAGAACAATGTTCTGCAGCTGGACCCGTCTCTGCTGACGGAGAATGGCATGAAGTGCTTTGAGAGGTTCTTCAAGGCTGTCAATTGCAGAGAGGGCAAGCTGGTAGCAAAGCGCAGGGCCTACATGATGGATGACCTGGAACTAATAGGCTTGGACTACCTTTGGAGG GTGGTAATTCAAGGAAGTGATGACATAGCCAGCCGAGCCATTGACCTGCTGAAAGAGATCTACACCAACCTGGGACCAAAACTACAAGTCAATCAG GTTGAAATTCACGAAGATTTCATCCAGTCATGCTTCGACCGTCTGAAGGCGTCCTATGACACCCTGTGTGTGTTAGACGGAGACAAAGATAGCATTAACTGCGCCCGTCAGGAGGCGATCCGCATGGTGCGTGTTCTCACTGTGCTCAAGGAGTACATCAACGAGTGCGACAGCGACTACCACGAGGAGAGGACTATACTGCCGATGTCGAG AGCTTTCCGTGGGAAGCACATCACGTTGATCGTCCGTTTCCCCAACCAGGGGCGTCAGGTGGACGACCTGGATATCTGGTCACACACCAACGACACAATCGGCTCGGTTCGGCGCGGCATCCTTAACCGGATCAAGGCCAACGCCGCGCATACCAAGATAGAGCTCTTTATTGGTGGGGAGGTTGTTGATCCGGCTGACGACAGGAAGCTGATTGGACAGCTGAATTTGAAGGACAAAacg CTGATCACAGCCAAGCTGACCCAGGTGAGTGCCAACATGCCCTCAAGCCCAGACAGCTCTTCTGACTCATCCACTGGATCTCCTGGTAACCACGGCAACCACTACAGCGATGGGCCCAACCCTGAGGTGGAAAGCTGTCTTCCTGGTGTG ATTATGTCGCTGCATCTGCGCTACATATCCTTCCTGTGGCAGGTTGCTGACCTGGGCTGCAACCTCAACATGCCCCTGCTTAGAGATGGAGCTCGAGTTCTCATGAAGCTCATGCCCCCAG ACAACACTACGGTGGAGAATCTGCGAGCTGTGTGTCTGGACCACGCCAAGCTCGGCGAGAACAGCCTCAGTCCTTCTCTCGACTCACGCTTCTTCGGCCCATCACCCTCACAAGTGCTCTACCTCATCGAG GTTGTTTATGCTTTGCTGATGCCAGCCAGTGCCACTCTGGGCGAGGACGCCAGCGACTTCCAGTACAACTTCTTGAAGAGCGGTGGGCTGCCCCTGGTGTTGAGCATGCTCACCAGGAACAACTTCCTCCCATCGGCAGACATGGAGACACGGCGTGGGGCTTACCTCAACGCACTGAAGATCGCGAAGCTCCTCCTTACCGCTGTAGGCTTCGGGCATGTGAAGGCTGTGGCCGAGGCCTGCCAGCCCAACGCTGAGGGGAATATTCCCGTCTCACCG ATAAATCAGGCCACTCATGACCAGGCACTGGTCCTCCAGAGTGCCCTGCAAAACATCCCCAACCCTGCCTCAGAATGCATGCTGCGCAACGTAGCCATCCGCCTGGCCCAGCAGATTTCTGATGAAGTAACAGAAAAT GCATCAAAGTACATCCCAGACATTTGTGTCATCCGAGCGGTACAGAAAATAGTGTGGGCATCAGGCTGTGGTACAGTGCAGCTCGTCTTCAGTTCAAATGAAGAAATCAGCAAGATATATGAGAAG ACAAATGCAGCTAAGGAGCCAGACGGGGAGGACGAGCAGGTGTGTTGCGAGGCCCTGGAAGTGATGACGCTGTGCTTCGCCCTCATGCCCACCGCTCTGGACACGCTCAGTAAGGAGAAGGCTTGGCAGACCTTCATCATAGACTTGCTGCTACACTGCCACAGCAA ATCTGTGCGTCAAATGGCCCAAGAGCAGTTTTTCCTGATGGCAACTAGGTGTTGTATGGGCCATCGacccctcctcttctttatcACCCTCCTCTTTACTGTGCTCGGG AGTACAGCCAAGGAGCGAGCCAAACACGCTGGAGACTACTTCACTTTACTCAGACATCTTCTGAACTATGCCTACAACAGCAACATCAACCTGCCAAACGCTGAGGTGCTCCTCAACAATGAGATCGACTGGCTGAAACGGATAAGG GATGAGGTTAAGAGGACAGGGGAGACTGGTGTGGAGGAGACCATCCTGGAGGGTCACCTTGGGGTCACCAAAGAGCTTTTAGCCTTCCAGACACCAGAGAAGAAGTACTACATCGGCTGCGAGAAAGGAGGAGCGAACCTCATTAAG GAGCTGATTGACGACTTCATCTTCCCCGCATCTAATGTGTACTTGCAGTACATGAAGAGTGGGGAGTTCCCCACAGAGCAGGCCATCCCTGTGTGCAGCACTCCTGCTTCCATCAATGCTGGCTTTGAGCTACTGGTAGCACTCGCCGTGGGCTGTGTCCGCAACCTCAAGCAAATCGTTGACACCCTGACTGACATGTACTACTTAG GTTGTGAGACACTGACAGAATGGGAGTACTTGCCTCCGGTGGGGCCGCGACCCAACAAAGGCTTTGTAGGTTTGAAGAACGCCGGGGCCACCTGTTATATGAACTCCGTCATTCAGCAGCTGTACATGATCCCTCCAATCCGCAATGGCATCCTGGCCATCGAGGGCACGGGCACCGATGTGGACGATGACATGTCGGGGGATGAGAAGCAAGAGAATGAG AGCAACGTGGATCCTCGTGACGAGGTGTTCAGCTACCACCATCAGTTCGATGATAAACCCTCCAGCAAGTCAGAGGACAGGAAAGAGTACAACATTGGAGTACTGCGTCACCTACAAGTCATTTTTGGACATCTGGCTGCATCCAGATTGCAGTACTATGTCCCAAGAGGATTCTGGAAACAGTTCAG GTTATGGGGTGAGCCGGTGAACTTGAGGGAGCAGCACGATGCCCTGGAGTTCTTCAACTCTTTGGTGGACAGTTTGGATGAAGCTCTGAAGGCACTGGGCCACCCCGCTATGCTTAGCAAGGTGCTGGGGGGGTCCTTTGCTGACCAGAAGATCTGTCAGGGATGCCCCCACAG gtaTGAGTGTGAGGAATCATTCACAACACTCAATGTTGACATCAGAAACCACCAGAACCTGTTGGACTCCATGGAGCAGTATGTTAAAGGAGATCTGCTTGAGGGGGCCAATGCCTACCACTGTGAGAAGTGTAATAAGAAG GTGGACACAGTGAAGCGCCTGCTGATCAAGAAGCTGCCGCCCGTCCTGGCCATCCAGCTGAAACGCTTCGACTATGACTGGGAGAGGGAGTGTGCCATCAAGTTCAATGACTACTTTGAGTTCCCCAGGGAGCTGGACATGGAGCCGTACACGGTAGCTGGTGTGGCCAAATTAGAGGGCGATGACGTCAACCCGGAGAACCAGGTGATCCAACAGAACGAGCCCTCTGAACCCACACCTCCAGGCAGCTCCAAGTATCGTCTGGTGGGAGTGCTGGTCCACTCAGGCCAGGCCAGCGGTGGACACTACTATTCCTACATAATCCAGAGGAATGGGGGCGACGGCGAGAAGAACCGCTGGTATAAATTCGACGATGGCGATGTGACTGAGTGCAAGATGGACgatgaggaggaaatgaagaaCCAGTGCTTCGGAGGGGAATATATGGGCGAGGTGTTCGATCATATGATGAAAAGGATGTCGTACCGGAGGCAGAAGCGCTGGTGGAACGCCTACATCCTATTCTATGAGCGTATGGACTCACTGGACAAGGACAGCGAGCTTGTCAAATACATCTCGGAGTTGACCATCTCCTCCACCAAGCCGCATCAGGTCAAGATGCCTGGTGTCATCGAGTGCAGCGTCCGCAAGCAGAACGTCCAATTCATGCACAACCGAATGCAATACAGCCTGGAATATTTCCAGTTCATTAAGAAACTTCTGACCTGTAACAGTGTCTATTTAAACCCTCCTCCAG gaCAAGACCATCTTCTGCCAGAGGCAGAGGAGATTGCTATGATAAGTGCTCAGCTGGCTGCCAGGTTCCTCTTCAGCACAGGTTTTCACACCAAGAAAGTAGTACGGGGTCCTGCCAGTGACTG GTACGACGCCCTCTGCATCCTGCTGAGACACAGTAAGAATGTACGCTATTGGTTTGCACACAATGTTCTGTTTGCGTACCCCAACCGCTTCTCGGAGTACCTGCTCGAGTGCCCGAGCGCTGAGGTCCGTGGCGCATTTGCCAAGCTCATCGTCTTCATCGCCCACTTCTCCCTGCAAGACGGCCCCTGCCCCTCACCCACCGCCTCACCTGGACCCTCTACACAG GGCTGTGATAATCTCAGTCTAAGTGACCACCTGTTGAGAGCTGTACTCAACCTGCTCAGAAGAGAGGTTTCTGAACACGGCCGTCACCTGCAGCAGTACTTCAACCTCTTTGTCATGTATGCCAATCTGG GCCTGGCAGAGAAGACCCAGCTGTTGAAGCTGAACGTCCCTGCCACTTTCATGTTGGTCGCTCTGGACGAGGGTCCCGGCCCTCCCATCAAATACCAGTACGCTGAGCTGGGCAAGCTCTACACTGTGGTCTCCCAGCTGGTCCGTTGCTGTGACGTCTCTTCACGCATGCAGTCCTCCATCAATG GTAACCCTCCGCTCCCTAATCCGTACGGTGACACCAACCTGACAGCCCCAGTGATGCCGGTGCAGCAGCTGGTGGCGGAGATCCTGTTCGTGAGGACCAGCTATGTGAAGAAGATCATCGAGGACTGCAGCAACTCTGAGGAGACGGTGAAGCTGCTTCGCTTCAGCTGCTGGGAGAACCCTCAGTTCTCTTCCACTGTGCTCAGTGAGCTGCTCTGGCAG gtggcGTACTCCTACACCTACGAGCTGAGGCCTTACCTGGACTTGCTGCTACAGATCCTGCTCATCGAGGACTCCTGGCAGACACACAG GATCCACAACGTGCTGAAGGGCATTCCTGATGACAGAGATGGGCTTTTTGACACCATCCAGCGCTCCAAGAACCACTACCAGAAACGAGCCTACCAGTGCATCAAGTGCATGGTGGCCCTCTTTAGCAACTGCTCTGTGGCTTACCAGATCTTACAG AGTAATGGTGACCTGAAACGGAAGTGGACGTGGGCAGTGGAGTGGTTAGGCGATGAGCTGGAGAGGAGGCCATACACAGGAAACCCCCAGTACACCTACAACAACTGGTCCCCTCCAGTTCAGAGCAACGAGACCTCCAACGGCTATTTCCTGGAGCGGTCACACAGTGCACGTATGACACTGGCCAAAGCCTGTGAACTTTGTCCCGAGGAG CTCAAGTGTACTCAGGGAAGCCCAGGGAAG GAGCCGGATGAACAGGAAGCACCTGATGATCAAGACTCGTCCCCTCCTGAAGACACCTCTCTGTACCCTCACTCTCCTGGAACCGCCCAGTTTCAGCAG AACAACCACCCCCATGGGCAGCCGTACACCGGGCCGGCTGCTCAGCACATGAACAACCCCCAGCGTCCTGGTCCTGCCTCTGCCCCGACTCCAGGCCCCACCCAGACCCCAACCCCAGCCCCTGGTCCCACTCCTGGTCCAGGCCCGCGAGCACAAGAGAACTGGGAGAGCACCGAGGAGGTCGCCCCTGCTCCCGCACCCACCCCAGCCCCAGCGCCCGCCCCGCCTAAGGAGTaa